One Rhodothermaceae bacterium DNA window includes the following coding sequences:
- a CDS encoding sel1 repeat family protein: MRFLFFLFSLILLASENSSYIAAQSVDQLHQAAELGNVEAQWKLGVAYANGHGVEENDEEALKWFQLAAEQGLANAQYSLGGVYYNGKGVQKNDQEALKWFQLAAEQGHAHAQGSLGFMYYNGEGTPQNYQEAMKWWKLTAEQGHARAQRNLGVMYENGHGVPENYQEALNWYRRAAEQGDTTAQRNLGNMYDNGKGVPRNEQEAMRWYELIAEQGDPSDRYSLGMEYMNKRQFPNDGDDYNHCSDCNYFNVRAYAWLSVAAMEGHQLAFAQQTSLRDSFMTPSQIIEAQNLSTEIFNRILSANNNP; encoded by the coding sequence ATGCGATTCTTGTTTTTTCTTTTCTCTTTGATACTTCTGGCATCAGAGAATTCCAGCTACATCGCAGCACAGAGTGTTGATCAGTTACATCAAGCAGCAGAGTTAGGCAATGTTGAGGCTCAATGGAAGCTAGGAGTTGCCTATGCAAATGGTCACGGAGTTGAAGAGAACGATGAGGAGGCATTAAAATGGTTTCAACTTGCAGCTGAACAAGGACTTGCCAACGCACAATACAGCCTTGGAGGTGTGTACTACAACGGAAAAGGTGTCCAAAAGAACGATCAGGAGGCTTTGAAGTGGTTTCAACTCGCAGCCGAGCAAGGACACGCCCACGCACAGGGTAGCCTTGGATTTATGTACTACAATGGGGAAGGTACTCCGCAAAACTACCAAGAGGCCATGAAATGGTGGAAACTCACAGCGGAGCAAGGACACGCCAGAGCTCAAAGGAACCTTGGAGTTATGTACGAAAATGGCCACGGCGTACCAGAAAACTATCAAGAGGCTTTGAATTGGTATCGACGGGCAGCGGAGCAGGGAGATACCACGGCACAGCGCAATCTCGGAAATATGTATGACAATGGAAAGGGGGTCCCGAGAAACGAACAGGAGGCAATGAGATGGTATGAGTTAATCGCCGAGCAGGGAGATCCCAGTGACCGTTATTCCCTAGGAATGGAGTATATGAATAAACGGCAATTCCCAAATGATGGGGATGATTACAACCATTGCAGTGATTGCAATTATTTCAACGTAAGAGCCTACGCATGGTTAAGTGTCGCTGCCATGGAAGGACATCAATTAGCATTTGCCCAACAAACTTCACTCCGTGATTCATTTATGACACCCAGTCAGATAATCGAGGCTCAAAACTTATCAACAGAAATTTTTAATCGAATCCTATCTGCAAATAACAACCCGTAA
- the pyrF gene encoding orotidine-5'-phosphate decarboxylase: MKPDFIQRLHDAQNISDSMVCVGLDPDLNKLPKSFHVRYGSPQSAVLAFNEAIIQATAPYSCAYKLNAAFYESLGSCGFDVLKTTVSLIPKDKIRIIDAKRGDIGNTASKYAESIFGLLEADGCTVAPYMGLDAVEPFLAYQGRAVFVLIRTSNPSSDQLQSLIADGKPLYAHVAHLAFTWGEEFPGSIGFVVGATNPTELRDLRNLYPGTPFLIPGIGAQGGSIDAVANAATPNGLVLVNSSRGILYASSGEDFDEMAANAARELRDKLNHAVNSHAD, encoded by the coding sequence ATGAAGCCTGACTTCATTCAACGACTGCATGATGCTCAGAACATCTCTGACAGTATGGTTTGCGTGGGATTGGACCCCGATCTGAACAAGCTGCCGAAATCTTTCCACGTAAGATATGGGTCCCCCCAATCTGCTGTTCTGGCATTCAATGAGGCGATCATTCAAGCTACGGCTCCCTATTCCTGTGCCTACAAACTCAATGCTGCATTCTATGAGAGTCTCGGAAGTTGCGGTTTTGATGTGTTGAAAACCACCGTTAGCCTCATTCCCAAGGATAAAATTCGAATTATTGATGCAAAGCGTGGTGATATTGGCAATACAGCCTCCAAATATGCTGAGAGCATCTTCGGCTTACTGGAGGCGGACGGCTGCACGGTTGCACCATACATGGGTTTGGATGCCGTGGAACCATTTCTGGCGTACCAGGGCCGTGCAGTATTCGTTCTGATTCGAACCTCGAATCCCAGCAGTGATCAACTGCAATCCCTGATAGCCGACGGGAAGCCTCTGTATGCACATGTTGCTCATCTTGCCTTCACATGGGGAGAAGAGTTCCCGGGATCCATTGGGTTTGTTGTGGGCGCAACCAATCCAACAGAATTACGTGATCTGCGCAATTTGTATCCAGGCACACCTTTCCTGATCCCTGGCATTGGAGCACAGGGAGGCTCTATTGATGCCGTGGCAAATGCGGCAACTCCCAATGGGCTTGTCCTCGTAAACAGCAGCCGTGGCATTCTCTATGCTTCCTCCGGTGAAGACTTTGACGAGATGGCTGCAAATGCCGCACGGGAGCTGCGTGATAAACTGAACCATGCAGTCAATTCTCATGCTGATTAG
- a CDS encoding TonB-dependent receptor, which produces MILRTLFFLCVAGTVQAQVPTDSLIHYELGDIVVRSSGDSPDISSISTMQQVRLAGIAQADAASIHPVLRQIPSAHLQTNSRGESLIYLRGAGERQVSLFFDGALLNIPWDNRIDLSLIPSEVVGEISIAKGVPSVLYGANVLGGAINMTSRQLRNPGSFSQVSGILGSYGSQQARMTWLRRTENFQSTVFVGISDQDGYGLPQEADLPYSQDSNDVRTNTDRQMRSVFGQFSFNVAGEGSIGISFLRLDGKKGIAPEGHLDPRNANVRYWRYPDWGKNMAILSGKFPFLDGTLRGTAWVSRFGQTIAQYSDKSYSEQLETQIDEDDTYGARLTYLRDFSNSGSLRAAVNLLSSSHKQEDLAVQGSSLYRVFSQRIFSNGIEYTRPGLVNVMVGASMDVLVTPKTGDKPDRGPQTGLGATMGLSHELYPGVTIRGVVGRKSRFPTMRELFGEALGRFLVNPDLEPESSLLTEAAIEFERGETTAEAIAFFNRTYNTIGQEMVLLQGETSARRQRVNLEGSRVFGLEATVTSRVIPSLLLSCSLTGMRARELSPSGTQPLVEKPSWIGSCNVDYRLGIGISVVLESSYLGQAYGLGEENNLIPLPNSLVMNSRVAWLILHGGYSAELFARVNNLTDEVVLPQLGLPGPGRALHAGLQVTF; this is translated from the coding sequence ATGATCCTGAGGACACTCTTTTTTTTGTGTGTAGCCGGGACAGTGCAGGCTCAGGTGCCGACGGATTCACTCATCCACTATGAGCTAGGGGACATTGTTGTACGCTCATCAGGAGATTCTCCTGATATATCGTCCATATCCACCATGCAGCAGGTTCGCTTGGCAGGGATTGCCCAAGCAGATGCCGCTTCCATTCATCCTGTCCTTCGGCAGATTCCATCGGCACACCTTCAGACGAACTCCAGGGGAGAATCGCTTATCTATTTGCGGGGGGCAGGCGAGCGGCAGGTGAGTTTATTTTTTGACGGAGCTCTGCTTAATATTCCTTGGGATAATCGGATAGATCTGAGCCTTATTCCTTCAGAGGTCGTGGGAGAAATTTCGATCGCCAAAGGCGTCCCGTCCGTTCTTTATGGGGCGAATGTTCTTGGTGGGGCAATCAACATGACCTCTAGGCAGCTTCGTAATCCAGGAAGTTTTTCACAGGTGTCAGGAATTTTGGGTTCGTATGGTTCGCAGCAGGCCCGGATGACTTGGCTTCGTCGCACGGAAAATTTCCAGTCCACGGTTTTTGTGGGAATCTCTGATCAAGATGGCTATGGCCTTCCACAGGAGGCCGATCTGCCGTACAGCCAAGACTCGAACGACGTTCGAACCAATACCGACCGCCAGATGCGATCCGTTTTTGGGCAATTCTCCTTTAATGTCGCGGGCGAGGGGAGTATTGGAATTTCATTCTTGCGCCTTGATGGCAAGAAAGGAATCGCGCCCGAGGGGCATCTGGATCCACGGAACGCAAATGTGCGCTATTGGCGGTACCCAGATTGGGGCAAGAATATGGCGATCCTTAGCGGCAAGTTTCCTTTCCTGGACGGAACCCTGCGCGGTACAGCATGGGTCAGCAGATTTGGCCAAACCATCGCACAGTACTCCGATAAATCCTATTCCGAACAGCTAGAAACCCAGATTGACGAGGATGATACGTACGGAGCACGACTCACGTATTTGCGTGATTTTTCGAACTCTGGATCACTCCGGGCAGCGGTCAATCTTCTTTCATCGAGTCATAAACAGGAAGACCTTGCGGTGCAGGGATCATCGCTGTACAGAGTTTTTTCGCAGCGCATTTTTAGTAACGGGATTGAATATACCAGACCTGGTCTGGTGAATGTGATGGTTGGTGCAAGTATGGATGTTCTCGTAACTCCCAAAACGGGTGATAAGCCTGACCGCGGCCCACAGACAGGGTTGGGGGCGACCATGGGGCTGTCCCATGAACTCTATCCCGGTGTAACGATCAGAGGGGTCGTCGGACGCAAATCGCGTTTTCCAACCATGCGGGAATTATTTGGAGAGGCCTTGGGGCGTTTTCTTGTTAACCCGGATCTAGAGCCTGAATCTTCTCTTCTCACCGAGGCAGCGATCGAATTTGAGCGAGGTGAAACCACCGCGGAGGCCATCGCTTTCTTTAACCGAACCTACAACACGATTGGCCAGGAGATGGTGCTGCTTCAAGGGGAAACCAGCGCAAGGCGTCAACGAGTCAATCTTGAAGGAAGCCGTGTGTTCGGGCTTGAGGCCACCGTCACCTCCAGAGTGATCCCAAGCCTGCTACTCAGTTGTAGTCTAACGGGGATGCGTGCCCGTGAACTTAGCCCGAGTGGGACTCAGCCACTTGTGGAAAAGCCATCCTGGATTGGGAGTTGCAATGTGGATTACCGACTTGGGATAGGGATTTCGGTCGTATTGGAGAGTTCCTATTTGGGCCAGGCGTATGGATTAGGAGAGGAAAATAACCTGATTCCACTTCCGAATTCACTGGTGATGAATTCTCGTGTTGCGTGGCTGATTCTCCATGGGGGGTACTCGGCGGAACTATTTGCAAGAGTAAACAATCTCACCGACGAGGTGGTCCTACCTCAATTGGGGCTTCCGGGGCCGGGCAGGGCATTGCACGCTGGCCTTCAAGTGACATTTTGA
- a CDS encoding DUF4249 family protein, whose protein sequence is MLRRIVFTGLFLIVIGCDSTDFSVLDTEIVVELTLVASEPLPPARVSRLAPTDQANQPEDFAVSNAQVILSTGDKDLLMEPVADKPGSYQYLGPEHIIRPGARYDLLVTVPGVETTITGTTNVPTSIKILTASSQSGIYQSDDQLTLVLISGRSSGQSQSSFTLVTEALDVEEDGMVPSVAGLLEDDEELTLEDFRVSASPIITEANFTLFTDGTIGLTYPWIGINFYGRNIIYVNALDQNLVDFVRSAQLQQSGDGTFGPGVIPNVLPTLSGAHGVFGSVSRDRVLFWVFPPEEE, encoded by the coding sequence ATGCTGAGACGGATAGTGTTTACCGGTCTGTTTCTGATTGTTATTGGTTGTGATTCAACAGACTTCAGTGTGCTTGACACCGAGATTGTCGTTGAGCTCACGCTCGTTGCGAGTGAACCCCTGCCCCCTGCCCGTGTGAGCAGGCTTGCACCTACCGACCAGGCGAATCAACCCGAAGATTTCGCTGTGAGCAATGCACAGGTCATCCTTAGCACGGGAGACAAAGACTTACTGATGGAACCCGTCGCCGACAAACCTGGCAGTTACCAGTATCTCGGCCCTGAACATATCATTCGGCCCGGTGCGCGCTATGACTTACTCGTTACCGTACCGGGTGTGGAGACGACCATCACGGGAACGACCAATGTCCCAACCTCTATCAAAATCCTCACCGCCTCGAGCCAATCAGGGATCTATCAGTCCGATGACCAACTGACACTTGTTCTTATATCTGGCCGTAGTTCGGGCCAATCTCAAAGCAGCTTCACGTTGGTAACGGAAGCACTGGATGTCGAAGAAGATGGGATGGTCCCTTCGGTTGCTGGATTATTGGAAGATGATGAGGAACTCACTTTAGAAGATTTTCGGGTCAGCGCATCGCCGATCATCACGGAGGCGAATTTTACCCTGTTCACTGACGGGACCATTGGGTTGACGTATCCATGGATTGGAATCAATTTTTATGGCCGCAACATCATCTATGTGAATGCGCTGGACCAAAATCTTGTCGATTTTGTCCGTTCCGCCCAGTTGCAGCAGAGTGGTGACGGGACTTTCGGGCCAGGGGTGATTCCGAATGTGCTCCCAACCCTTTCCGGTGCACACGGAGTCTTTGGGAGCGTTTCCAGGGATCGAGTACTGTTCTGGGTCTTCCCTCCAGAGGAGGAGTGA
- a CDS encoding carboxylate-amine ligase: MSTATEILKKPSLSLGIEEEYLIVDRDTGKLIREASPMMLKDARLALGGQVSQEFFQSQIEVGTNVCKTVQEAREELIQLRRTVSDVVDPYGLAIIASSSHPNASYITQRHTPRERYEILAQNMQVIAQRMVICGMHIHAGIEDANLRIDFMNQATYVLPHLLALSSSSPYWEGQDTGLMSYRIAVWNEIPRTGLPEHFESYAEFERHVGILVHAGVIEDSTKIWWDIRPSHRFPTLEMRVSDICTKVDDAICIAALYQCWLHMLWRLRRENQRWRSYANMLLYENRWLAQRYGIDGKLIDYGKGQMVPYPELVEELLEFIKPDAEDLGCVEEVEHARTILKRGTSAHWQREAYSKALAEGATPEEAIKAIVDMLIEETMSGVW; the protein is encoded by the coding sequence ATGTCTACCGCCACTGAAATTCTAAAAAAGCCTTCGCTCAGTTTGGGTATTGAGGAAGAATACCTGATTGTAGATCGAGATACAGGTAAGTTGATTCGTGAAGCATCCCCAATGATGTTGAAGGATGCCCGCTTAGCGCTTGGCGGGCAGGTTTCGCAAGAATTTTTCCAGTCCCAAATTGAAGTGGGTACGAACGTCTGTAAAACAGTCCAAGAGGCTCGTGAGGAACTGATTCAATTACGCAGAACAGTGTCCGATGTGGTTGATCCCTATGGACTTGCAATTATTGCCTCCTCATCGCATCCGAATGCATCCTATATCACCCAGAGACATACCCCTCGGGAGCGCTATGAAATTTTGGCACAGAACATGCAGGTTATTGCCCAGAGAATGGTGATTTGCGGAATGCATATACACGCCGGGATTGAGGATGCAAATCTGCGGATTGATTTTATGAATCAGGCCACGTATGTATTGCCGCACCTGTTGGCCCTGAGCTCGTCATCACCCTATTGGGAAGGCCAGGATACGGGACTGATGTCTTACCGGATTGCCGTGTGGAACGAAATTCCACGTACAGGACTCCCAGAGCATTTTGAGAGTTATGCTGAATTTGAGCGGCATGTAGGCATTCTCGTTCATGCCGGCGTGATCGAAGACAGTACGAAAATCTGGTGGGATATTCGGCCAAGTCACCGCTTTCCAACGCTGGAAATGCGCGTGTCAGATATTTGCACGAAAGTAGATGATGCGATCTGCATTGCTGCATTGTATCAATGCTGGCTGCATATGCTTTGGCGTCTGCGGCGCGAAAATCAGCGATGGCGCAGTTATGCAAATATGCTTCTATATGAAAATCGCTGGCTTGCCCAGCGTTACGGGATTGATGGGAAACTCATTGATTATGGGAAAGGGCAGATGGTGCCATATCCAGAGTTAGTAGAAGAGCTGTTGGAGTTTATAAAGCCCGATGCAGAGGATCTTGGATGTGTAGAGGAAGTAGAGCATGCGCGCACAATTTTGAAGCGCGGAACCAGTGCACACTGGCAAAGAGAGGCTTATAGCAAGGCCCTTGCAGAGGGAGCTACCCCCGAAGAAGCCATCAAAGCAATCGTGGATATGCTCATCGAGGAAACGATGAGCGGGGTATGGTAG
- a CDS encoding glucose-1-phosphate adenylyltransferase gives MTDCIAIILGGGAGSRLYPLTLLRSKPAVPLAGKYRLIDVPVSNCINSNVNKIFVLTQFNSASLNRHLAHTYRFDNYRRGFVTVMAAEQTQRSANWFQGTADAVRQCIPHVSIYRQKYALILSGDQLYSMDYRKIIDHHVANDAAVTVATIPVTAEEASGFGILKTDEHQEITEFYEKPQDLAGKSSMVSESMEAAGRVYLASMGIYVFDSELLFQALDQHPDDHDFGKQIIPRAIDKVKVVSYPFEGYWSDIGTIRSYYDASLMLTDPLPGFNIYDTNKRLYTNARMLPPAKISGAKFTDSLVSEGSIIGESSITRSVIGIRSCIGNHTTIRDSVLLGADYYPLHGLASSERIEGPEQPGVGDHAFIEGTIVDKNVRIGNKCIIRNKEGVQEHDGDNFYIRDGVVVIPKNVFIPDETVI, from the coding sequence ATGACTGATTGTATTGCCATTATCCTCGGAGGAGGAGCGGGCTCGCGTCTGTATCCGCTCACCCTTCTTCGCTCCAAGCCTGCGGTGCCGCTTGCCGGCAAATACCGGCTTATTGACGTCCCGGTGTCCAACTGTATTAATTCCAATGTCAACAAGATCTTTGTTTTGACGCAATTCAATTCTGCCAGTTTGAATCGTCATCTTGCTCACACCTATCGATTCGATAATTATCGACGGGGCTTTGTGACGGTCATGGCTGCTGAGCAGACACAGCGTTCCGCAAACTGGTTTCAGGGGACTGCGGATGCCGTTCGCCAATGCATTCCTCACGTTTCAATTTATCGTCAGAAATATGCGCTGATTCTATCGGGAGATCAACTCTACTCAATGGACTATCGAAAGATTATTGATCACCACGTAGCCAACGATGCGGCAGTCACTGTCGCGACGATTCCAGTTACGGCAGAAGAAGCCTCTGGTTTTGGTATTCTCAAAACCGATGAACATCAGGAGATCACAGAATTCTACGAAAAGCCCCAGGACCTCGCCGGAAAGTCAAGTATGGTCAGTGAATCTATGGAGGCGGCTGGACGTGTATATCTGGCGTCCATGGGTATTTATGTGTTCGATAGCGAACTTCTCTTCCAGGCACTCGACCAACATCCGGATGATCACGACTTCGGGAAGCAGATTATTCCCCGGGCAATTGATAAAGTGAAAGTGGTCAGTTATCCATTTGAAGGGTACTGGAGTGATATCGGTACGATTCGCTCGTACTATGATGCCAGCCTGATGCTGACAGACCCTCTACCGGGATTCAACATCTACGATACAAATAAGAGATTGTACACAAATGCACGGATGCTCCCACCCGCAAAAATATCAGGGGCTAAATTCACGGACAGTCTTGTGTCCGAGGGAAGTATAATTGGTGAGAGTTCCATTACCAGGTCCGTGATTGGAATTCGCTCATGCATTGGCAACCACACGACGATCCGTGACTCAGTTCTGTTGGGTGCAGACTATTATCCGTTGCATGGATTGGCATCCAGCGAACGCATCGAAGGCCCGGAACAGCCCGGCGTAGGAGATCATGCATTTATCGAGGGTACCATCGTAGACAAGAATGTGCGTATTGGGAATAAGTGCATCATACGCAATAAGGAAGGCGTACAAGAGCACGATGGAGATAATTTCTATATCCGGGACGGCGTTGTCGTGATTCCGAAGAATGTCTTCATTCCTGATGAAACCGTGATCTGA
- a CDS encoding antibiotic biosynthesis monooxygenase, producing MLIRIVRLTLQPDATKSFEELFQAAAPKIRQMQGCKRLELWVDSTSTNIFTTYSEWESESSLKSYRESDLFKETWAEVKPLFAAPAMAYSYYLAQLNR from the coding sequence ATGCTGATTAGAATTGTTCGGCTTACGCTACAACCGGATGCCACAAAATCATTTGAGGAGCTGTTTCAGGCCGCTGCTCCAAAAATTCGCCAAATGCAAGGATGTAAGCGACTTGAGTTATGGGTTGATAGTACGTCAACAAACATATTCACCACCTATAGCGAATGGGAGTCCGAATCAAGTCTGAAGTCCTATCGGGAGTCGGACCTATTCAAAGAGACTTGGGCCGAGGTCAAACCATTATTTGCCGCCCCGGCCATGGCATACAGCTACTATCTTGCCCAACTGAATCGATGA
- a CDS encoding chromosome partitioning protein ParA yields MSNESRYILSGIQTRLQGCWNRLVTERVAIGLVLLIITAASGLALLLMVEMRFWMPTSWRSIFFWGWVIAAVALFFWLVIRPWISGWIRRSQYKSIARTVAQEQPALQNRLVSLLELCNGDASPAPQPLVDHAVQSLDAEISKLPLVERVNWRQPIAWSRYAVIPLGLIAMLVLAAPQGFRDASVRLFSPGTTFERPAPFSLVVTPGNTEVTKGDSLVMIAHVSGATAPNMVIFELGVIGETRIRSQDVTVDSLGRFLYQENNLRLPFRYRAVSGSVTSDWYDVAVIDRPVLRNLQITLHPPPYSGLPTEELPAGTGNITALQGTEAYIRIRSSIPGTRAWLSLDSDSDDIILDDLAGTITIHDETSYRILLESSSGVRNLDPISYSVTPLYDRHPSIELISPAPRTDMDFELLVPLTIRVQDDFGFSRFTLSWRHSESRFGDTMDSFQEMELPLPTAPEIQYLWDLDLTTGLDIVPGDVISYFVTIWDNDGYNGPKRSSSATRELRLPSITERYEALEAAQDETESGLESLLEETELIREEFDELRDELRRKQDASWDDRQNLEELRQAQEDLQNRVDELTSNMADAAQQMEDHDLVSDELLDLFEELQNVTEEINSPELMEALQELQEALSELDPAMMQESLEKFEFNEEMFRERIERALELFKNFQVQQQLEEAARRAEDLQQVQENLAEQTSDEDAQENSEDLADEQLLASDEMTALEDKMEEISDRMQELQRAPTSQMEQLNEQTQAQELPENMRQNAQQMESGQMQQANQGQQQMSQSMQQLQSDLQNIQSGMQGQQMQVNLAALKLILSNILRLSQDQEELRRKIANATQGSPLLRDFAQEQSILESGGAVVADSIQSLGRSLPQLSRNVQQFAGNAIFHMSATTEALTDRNSNAAESYAAQAMTSLNDLALLLSDLLDQLMNSSSSSGGGMSMEQMIQQLQQMAAQQQQLNQALEEFFGRPQGERLTPDMQERLQQIARQQEAMRRQLTEMAQERDLANQLAGDLERIAQQMEESIQELQSGQVNRPMRQRQQQILTRLLDASRSLQERGRERKREGQQGSKTERVSPLPLQPDMTKDELQRALMNALESGYAKDYQELIQRYFELLQNQQ; encoded by the coding sequence ATGAGCAATGAGTCCCGATACATCCTAAGTGGAATCCAGACCCGACTCCAAGGATGCTGGAATCGTCTGGTCACGGAACGCGTGGCCATTGGCCTTGTTTTGCTGATCATTACTGCCGCCAGTGGCCTTGCCCTGCTGCTGATGGTGGAGATGCGTTTCTGGATGCCAACCTCATGGCGCAGCATATTCTTTTGGGGCTGGGTTATTGCAGCCGTTGCCTTGTTTTTTTGGCTTGTCATTCGACCTTGGATCAGTGGGTGGATACGCCGTTCACAATACAAAAGTATAGCACGTACGGTAGCCCAGGAGCAACCCGCTCTACAGAACCGATTGGTATCCCTGCTTGAATTATGTAATGGGGATGCAAGCCCCGCCCCTCAACCCTTGGTTGATCATGCCGTGCAGTCACTTGATGCAGAAATATCCAAATTGCCACTCGTTGAAAGAGTGAACTGGCGTCAACCCATCGCCTGGAGCCGATATGCCGTAATCCCACTTGGGCTGATCGCCATGCTGGTTCTCGCAGCCCCGCAGGGGTTTAGAGACGCTTCTGTCCGCCTATTCTCACCCGGCACAACCTTCGAGCGCCCCGCCCCATTCTCTCTCGTGGTCACACCTGGTAATACCGAGGTGACCAAAGGAGATTCACTAGTAATGATTGCCCATGTATCGGGGGCTACGGCGCCGAATATGGTGATCTTTGAACTAGGTGTAATTGGAGAAACTCGCATACGATCCCAGGATGTCACGGTCGATTCACTTGGCCGTTTTCTCTATCAGGAAAACAATCTGCGTCTGCCATTTCGGTACCGTGCAGTGTCCGGTTCGGTGACATCTGACTGGTATGATGTTGCCGTCATTGACCGACCAGTTCTCCGAAATCTGCAAATCACCTTACATCCCCCACCCTACTCAGGGCTTCCAACTGAAGAATTGCCCGCCGGGACAGGGAATATTACCGCATTACAGGGCACTGAAGCATATATTCGGATTCGATCCAGTATTCCTGGCACACGAGCCTGGCTTTCTCTTGATTCGGATAGCGACGATATCATTCTTGACGACTTGGCTGGAACGATTACGATTCACGATGAAACCAGCTACCGCATACTGCTCGAATCTTCGAGTGGTGTCCGTAATCTTGACCCGATCAGCTATTCGGTTACCCCACTGTATGACCGCCATCCTTCCATTGAACTTATCTCTCCGGCTCCCCGGACAGATATGGATTTTGAGCTTCTGGTACCATTAACCATTCGTGTCCAGGACGATTTTGGTTTCTCACGCTTTACCCTTTCCTGGCGCCATTCGGAGAGTCGTTTTGGGGATACAATGGATTCTTTCCAAGAAATGGAACTCCCACTTCCAACTGCTCCCGAAATCCAATATCTCTGGGATCTGGATTTGACAACTGGACTTGACATTGTCCCTGGAGATGTAATCAGTTACTTCGTAACGATCTGGGATAATGACGGATACAATGGCCCCAAAAGGAGCTCAAGTGCAACCCGGGAACTACGTCTTCCATCTATTACTGAACGGTACGAAGCGCTTGAGGCTGCGCAGGATGAAACGGAGTCTGGCCTTGAGTCGCTTTTGGAAGAGACAGAACTGATACGGGAAGAATTTGATGAACTCAGGGATGAATTGCGAAGAAAACAGGATGCCAGTTGGGATGACCGCCAAAACCTTGAAGAGTTACGCCAAGCACAGGAAGATCTCCAAAATCGGGTAGATGAGCTTACCAGCAATATGGCCGATGCTGCACAGCAAATGGAAGATCACGACTTGGTAAGTGATGAATTGCTGGATCTGTTCGAAGAACTCCAGAATGTAACGGAAGAGATCAATTCTCCGGAACTCATGGAAGCGTTGCAAGAGCTACAGGAGGCCCTGTCTGAACTCGACCCTGCCATGATGCAGGAATCACTGGAAAAATTTGAGTTCAACGAAGAGATGTTCAGAGAGCGCATAGAGCGAGCTCTGGAATTATTCAAAAATTTTCAAGTGCAGCAACAACTTGAAGAAGCGGCCCGACGCGCGGAAGACCTACAACAGGTACAAGAGAACCTTGCTGAGCAAACCAGTGACGAGGATGCTCAGGAGAATTCAGAAGATCTTGCAGACGAGCAGTTGTTGGCGTCGGACGAAATGACGGCCCTTGAAGACAAGATGGAAGAAATCTCTGATCGGATGCAAGAGCTTCAGCGAGCCCCCACAAGCCAAATGGAGCAACTCAACGAGCAAACGCAAGCTCAGGAACTCCCCGAGAATATGCGGCAAAATGCTCAGCAGATGGAATCTGGGCAGATGCAACAGGCTAATCAGGGACAGCAGCAAATGAGCCAGAGTATGCAGCAGTTGCAGTCGGACCTGCAGAACATCCAGAGTGGGATGCAAGGACAACAAATGCAGGTCAACCTTGCGGCACTCAAACTGATTTTGAGTAATATTCTCCGATTGTCCCAAGATCAGGAGGAGCTACGTCGAAAGATTGCAAATGCCACTCAAGGAAGCCCCTTACTGCGCGATTTTGCACAGGAGCAATCAATTCTGGAATCGGGTGGTGCAGTCGTTGCTGACTCTATTCAGTCACTGGGCCGCAGCTTGCCACAGTTGTCCCGGAATGTGCAGCAGTTTGCCGGGAATGCAATTTTTCATATGTCCGCCACTACAGAGGCACTAACTGATCGCAATAGCAACGCTGCGGAGTCCTATGCTGCACAGGCAATGACCAGCCTGAATGACCTCGCTCTTCTTCTGAGTGACCTCCTTGATCAACTCATGAATTCATCATCAAGCAGCGGTGGTGGGATGTCTATGGAGCAAATGATCCAACAGCTCCAACAAATGGCTGCACAACAGCAACAACTAAATCAAGCACTTGAGGAATTTTTTGGACGGCCGCAGGGGGAGCGATTGACCCCAGATATGCAGGAACGGCTACAACAGATCGCTCGACAGCAAGAAGCGATGCGACGTCAACTTACGGAGATGGCACAAGAGCGTGATTTAGCCAATCAGTTGGCCGGCGACCTGGAACGTATCGCACAGCAGATGGAAGAGTCCATTCAGGAGTTACAGTCTGGTCAGGTCAATCGCCCAATGAGGCAACGCCAACAGCAGATCCTGACTAGACTTCTTGATGCATCACGAAGCCTCCAAGAAAGAGGCCGCGAGCGGAAACGTGAAGGTCAACAGGGATCTAAAACTGAACGCGTGAGTCCCCTACCACTACAACCAGACATGACCAAGGACGAACTGCAACGTGCACTGATGAACGCACTCGAAAGCGGGTACGCAAAAGATTATCAGGAACTCATTCAGCGGTATTTCGAGTTGCTCCAGAATCAACAATGA